A part of Paraburkholderia azotifigens genomic DNA contains:
- the sctJ gene encoding type III secretion system inner membrane ring lipoprotein SctJ, producing MNTRTLLPPARRMLMGGLFVACALLAGCKKELYTGLAEEDVNEMTVALLERGVPAEKSTPDGGKTYTLQVDDGDMVRAMQVLRERGLPHSKFDDLGSLFKKDGLVSTPTEERVRFIYGLSQELSGTLSHIDGVLVARVQIVIPNNDPLAQTIKPSSAAVFIKYRPGLELDALVPQIKNLVVHSVEGLSYDQVSVTGVAADQVDFDSRAPSHAPLWPFVLGGLFVLIAMAGAGGYVFRARLAGLIAPLKASFGALAQRLPGRRQKSA from the coding sequence ATGAACACGAGAACCCTGCTTCCTCCCGCACGGCGCATGTTGATGGGCGGTCTGTTCGTCGCGTGCGCGCTGCTGGCGGGCTGCAAGAAAGAGCTGTACACGGGGCTTGCCGAAGAGGACGTCAACGAGATGACTGTCGCGCTGCTGGAACGCGGTGTGCCGGCTGAAAAGAGCACGCCCGACGGCGGCAAGACCTACACGTTGCAGGTCGACGACGGCGACATGGTGCGCGCGATGCAGGTGCTGCGCGAAAGAGGCCTGCCGCATAGCAAGTTCGACGATCTCGGCAGCCTGTTCAAGAAGGACGGTCTCGTGTCGACGCCGACGGAAGAGCGCGTGCGCTTCATCTACGGGCTGTCGCAGGAACTGTCGGGCACGCTGTCGCATATCGACGGCGTGCTGGTGGCGCGCGTGCAGATCGTGATTCCGAACAACGATCCGCTTGCGCAGACCATCAAGCCGTCTTCCGCTGCCGTGTTCATCAAATACCGGCCCGGTCTCGAACTCGATGCGCTCGTGCCGCAGATCAAGAACCTCGTCGTGCATAGCGTCGAAGGGCTTTCGTACGATCAGGTCAGCGTCACGGGCGTGGCCGCCGATCAGGTCGATTTCGACAGCCGCGCGCCGTCGCATGCACCCTTGTGGCCGTTCGTGCTGGGCGGGCTGTTCGTGTTGATCGCGATGGCTGGCGCTGGGGGTTATGTGTTTCGTGCACGGCTTGCCGGATTGATCGCGCCGTTGAAGGCCAGTTTCGGTGCGCTTGCGCAGCGCCTGCCGGGACGCAGGCAGAAGTCCGCATGA
- a CDS encoding type III secretion protein has product MSITSIAETAVHAAAEAAKPEQLPQMPAPESVSRFEDLMQQPLVAPGGDAGQHAGNHLVDAIRKQDGQMEAALEQVATLSAHSASLSPTQQIAAAAQVSLNLSLAQFDFQTKMAVVSASKSSAETLMKNQ; this is encoded by the coding sequence ATGTCGATCACAAGCATTGCCGAAACGGCTGTACACGCGGCCGCCGAGGCCGCGAAGCCCGAACAGTTGCCGCAGATGCCCGCGCCCGAATCCGTCAGCCGCTTCGAAGACTTGATGCAGCAGCCGCTCGTCGCGCCGGGCGGCGATGCCGGGCAGCACGCGGGCAATCATCTCGTCGACGCGATCCGCAAGCAGGACGGCCAGATGGAAGCGGCGCTCGAACAGGTCGCGACGCTGAGCGCGCATTCGGCGTCGCTGTCGCCGACGCAACAGATCGCGGCGGCCGCGCAGGTGTCGTTGAATCTGTCGCTCGCGCAGTTCGACTTCCAGACCAAGATGGCCGTGGTGTCGGCGTCGAAGTCGTCGGCTGAAACGCTGATGAAGAACCAGTGA
- a CDS encoding HrpB1 family type III secretion system apparatus protein: MLAKPSQPASAQSAPNYLQCGDATLNALIEIASAGLFRHFPKASSDTTDIELVLDALRAFRPKVAEIDTLAGVLHIVNGRWEDASRTLRDVIDAAPSFAYAKAMYAYCLAAQNDAGWRQWADQALEGEAGPETRALVRALGVRADLEAARANHRGGDFVLPESYRDLAQEQENAESNNARHASADAPAFASHAFLRA; the protein is encoded by the coding sequence ATGCTCGCGAAACCGTCACAACCTGCTTCCGCCCAGTCCGCGCCGAACTATCTGCAATGCGGCGACGCCACCTTGAATGCGCTGATCGAGATCGCGTCGGCGGGTCTCTTCCGGCATTTCCCGAAAGCGTCCTCCGATACGACCGACATCGAACTGGTGCTCGACGCGCTGCGCGCCTTCCGTCCGAAGGTCGCCGAGATCGACACGCTGGCGGGTGTGCTGCATATCGTCAACGGACGCTGGGAAGACGCGTCGCGCACGCTGCGCGACGTGATCGACGCAGCGCCGTCGTTCGCGTATGCGAAGGCGATGTATGCGTACTGTCTCGCAGCGCAGAACGACGCCGGCTGGCGTCAATGGGCCGACCAGGCGCTCGAAGGCGAGGCAGGCCCGGAAACGCGTGCGCTGGTCCGTGCGCTCGGCGTGCGCGCCGATCTCGAAGCCGCGCGCGCGAATCATCGCGGCGGCGACTTCGTGCTGCCCGAGTCGTACCGCGATCTCGCGCAAGAGCAGGAGAACGCGGAGTCGAATAACGCGCGGCACGCATCGGCCGATGCGCCCGCGTTCGCATCGCATGCGTTTTTGCGCGCCTGA
- the sctU gene encoding type III secretion system export apparatus subunit SctU — protein MSDDKTEQPTEKRLRKAREDGEVAKSTDLVDGALLAVGVGMLMATGDKIVGALRSCISIALKFVAGPHDMTTLMLAVSQIGSRMTGAILPVIGAAILASVAALAGQTGIVISMKAVGLKFENVSPMAGIKRIFSLKSLLELAKMTIKGIVLALVMWKTITGLLPLVTGSMFQSLPELSKLASFVVIRLLAVAAALYVVFGGVDLKLQKFLFIRGKKMSKDEIKREFKQDEGDPIIKGERRRLAQELATTAPRKIATASMVVVNPTHYAVAVRYAPDEYPLPVVIAKGMDEAALQMRRDAQFAGVPIVGHPPVARALYKVDLDDPIPDELFEAVAAILRWVDSLALPSDAAATAPAAVRALSG, from the coding sequence ATGAGCGACGACAAAACCGAACAGCCAACCGAGAAACGCCTGCGCAAGGCACGCGAGGACGGCGAAGTCGCGAAGAGCACGGATCTCGTCGACGGCGCGCTGCTCGCCGTGGGTGTCGGCATGCTGATGGCGACGGGCGACAAGATCGTCGGCGCGTTGCGCTCGTGCATCTCGATTGCGCTGAAGTTCGTCGCCGGTCCGCACGACATGACGACGCTGATGCTCGCCGTCAGCCAGATCGGCTCGCGCATGACGGGCGCGATCCTGCCCGTGATCGGTGCGGCAATTCTGGCTTCCGTTGCCGCGCTCGCGGGACAGACGGGCATCGTGATTTCAATGAAGGCCGTCGGTCTCAAGTTCGAGAACGTCAGTCCGATGGCGGGCATCAAGCGCATCTTCTCGCTCAAATCGCTGCTCGAACTCGCGAAGATGACCATCAAGGGCATCGTGCTCGCGCTCGTGATGTGGAAGACGATCACGGGCCTGCTGCCGCTCGTGACGGGCTCGATGTTCCAGTCGCTGCCGGAGCTGTCGAAACTCGCGAGCTTCGTCGTGATCCGCCTGCTCGCGGTGGCGGCCGCGCTGTATGTCGTGTTCGGCGGCGTCGACCTGAAGCTGCAGAAATTCCTCTTCATTCGCGGCAAGAAGATGAGCAAGGACGAGATCAAGCGCGAATTCAAGCAGGACGAAGGCGATCCCATCATCAAGGGCGAGCGCAGGCGTCTCGCGCAGGAACTCGCGACGACCGCGCCGCGCAAGATCGCGACGGCGAGCATGGTGGTCGTCAATCCGACGCACTACGCGGTAGCCGTGCGTTACGCGCCGGATGAATATCCGCTGCCTGTCGTGATCGCCAAAGGCATGGACGAAGCGGCGCTGCAGATGCGCCGCGACGCGCAGTTCGCGGGCGTGCCGATAGTCGGCCATCCGCCCGTTGCGCGGGCGCTCTACAAGGTCGACCTCGACGATCCGATCCCCGACGAACTGTTCGAAGCCGTCGCCGCGATCCTGCGCTGGGTCGATTCGCTTGCGCTGCCGAGCGACGCCGCAGCCACGGCGCCCGCCGCCGTGCGGGCGCTGTCCGGCTGA
- the sctV gene encoding type III secretion system export apparatus subunit SctV translates to MFKTLKLPAGGEIGILVMIIAIVSLMILPLPFFMIDILVGLNIATAVTLLMITLYVPSVVSLSAFPSILLFTTLYRLSLSIASTKSILLHAEAGDIIDSFGKLVVGGNLVVGMVVFIIITLVQFIVIAKGSERVAEVGARFTLDAMPGKQMSIDADLRANLLTADEARHKRATLALESALHGGMDGAMKFVKGDAVAGLIITMINIVAGLAVGVLYHGMTAGEAANRFSILSVGDAMVAQLPALLLSVAAGVMITRVADDRDEKPRSLGAEIGKQLMGSAPALGFAALLLVAFAAVPGFPWPLFLVLSGILGLTAWKLKKRGPSRAFEDLEAVRSMQRAGAKNETPAISSVPPAFSCALGVRLSPDLRGRLAVERLNQAFEAERAALQEELGLPFPGIHMWISEKLAPSTCEFLMHDVPAFTLELPQGKLLLADLPQRLAAQPEDPDTKALAERCEQRASIDGGGQPSYWHDEGALANKAAGWRAEQVIAHVSVQLLRRNASLFLGVNEVQWIQEQLGIEYPGLLAEVQKVLPPQRIADVLRRLLEEQIPIRNIRNIMESLIAWGPKEKDVLMLTEYVRGDLARFLAHRAALGARILPAILLDGPVEQHIRQAIKQTPTGNYLALPPDQISFLVDSIESFAGLAPRPGIALVTSMDIRRYVRRMIEGRLGWLSVYSYQELGGHLELQPIGHVTA, encoded by the coding sequence ATGTTCAAGACGCTCAAACTGCCTGCCGGAGGCGAAATCGGCATCCTCGTGATGATCATCGCGATCGTCTCGCTGATGATCCTGCCGCTGCCGTTCTTCATGATCGACATACTCGTCGGCCTGAACATCGCGACGGCCGTCACGCTGCTGATGATCACGCTCTATGTGCCGAGCGTCGTCTCTCTGTCCGCGTTCCCGTCTATCCTGCTGTTCACGACGCTGTACCGGCTGTCGCTCAGCATCGCGTCGACCAAATCAATCCTGCTGCATGCGGAAGCGGGCGACATCATCGACAGTTTCGGCAAGCTCGTGGTGGGCGGCAATCTCGTCGTCGGCATGGTGGTGTTCATTATCATCACGCTCGTGCAGTTCATCGTGATCGCGAAAGGCTCGGAGCGGGTCGCCGAAGTCGGCGCGCGCTTCACGCTCGACGCGATGCCCGGCAAGCAGATGAGCATCGACGCCGACTTGCGCGCCAACCTGCTGACGGCCGACGAAGCGCGTCACAAGCGCGCGACGCTCGCGCTCGAAAGCGCGCTGCACGGCGGCATGGACGGCGCGATGAAGTTCGTGAAAGGCGACGCCGTGGCGGGCCTCATCATCACGATGATCAACATCGTCGCGGGCCTCGCTGTCGGCGTGCTGTATCACGGCATGACGGCGGGCGAAGCGGCGAACCGCTTTTCGATTCTCTCCGTCGGCGATGCGATGGTCGCGCAGTTGCCCGCGCTGTTGTTGTCCGTGGCGGCGGGCGTGATGATCACGCGCGTCGCCGACGACCGCGACGAGAAACCGCGCTCGCTCGGCGCCGAGATCGGCAAACAGCTGATGGGCAGCGCGCCCGCGCTCGGCTTTGCGGCGTTACTGCTGGTCGCGTTTGCCGCCGTGCCGGGCTTCCCGTGGCCGCTCTTTCTCGTGCTGAGCGGCATCCTCGGCTTGACTGCATGGAAGTTGAAAAAGCGCGGACCTTCGCGCGCGTTCGAAGACCTCGAAGCCGTGCGTTCGATGCAGCGCGCGGGCGCGAAGAACGAAACGCCCGCAATCTCCAGCGTGCCGCCCGCGTTTTCATGTGCGCTCGGCGTGCGGCTCTCGCCCGATCTGCGCGGGCGCCTCGCTGTGGAGCGTCTCAATCAGGCCTTCGAAGCCGAGCGTGCGGCGCTGCAGGAGGAACTGGGCCTGCCGTTTCCCGGCATCCACATGTGGATCAGCGAAAAGCTCGCGCCGTCTACCTGCGAGTTCCTGATGCACGACGTGCCCGCGTTCACGCTCGAACTGCCGCAAGGCAAGCTGCTGCTTGCCGACTTGCCGCAACGGCTCGCAGCGCAACCCGAAGATCCCGACACGAAAGCGCTCGCCGAACGCTGCGAACAGCGCGCTTCGATCGACGGCGGCGGGCAGCCGAGCTACTGGCACGATGAAGGGGCGCTCGCGAACAAGGCGGCCGGCTGGCGCGCTGAACAGGTGATCGCGCATGTCAGCGTGCAACTGCTCAGGCGCAATGCGTCGCTGTTTCTCGGCGTCAATGAAGTGCAATGGATTCAGGAGCAACTCGGCATCGAATATCCGGGCCTGCTCGCCGAGGTGCAAAAAGTACTGCCGCCGCAGCGTATCGCCGATGTGCTGCGGCGTCTGCTCGAAGAACAGATCCCCATCCGCAATATCCGCAACATCATGGAAAGCCTGATCGCGTGGGGGCCGAAAGAGAAAGACGTGCTGATGCTCACGGAATATGTGCGCGGCGACCTCGCGCGCTTTCTCGCGCATCGCGCCGCGCTCGGCGCGCGCATTCTGCCCGCCATTTTGCTCGACGGTCCCGTCGAGCAGCATATCCGCCAGGCAATCAAGCAGACGCCGACGGGCAACTATCTCGCGCTGCCGCCCGATCAGATCAGCTTTCTCGTCGACAGTATCGAATCGTTCGCGGGTCTTGCGCCACGCCCCGGCATCGCGCTCGTCACGTCGATGGATATCCGGCGCTATGTGCGGCGCATGATCGAAGGCAGGCTCGGCTGGCTGTCCGTCTATTCGTATCAGGAACTCGGCGGCCATCTCGAACTGCAGCCGATCGGCCACGTCACCGCCTGA
- the sctP gene encoding type III secretion system protein SctP, producing MSRITSRPVRVIAAPMQTSNASAGARVRRTRHADFAALVRRNGKALPDDDLLAAMSDDDREPEPQAEPSLAQRIGSASQRVVSAVLRREQQMLELAHVLSRHVAEFASNPAIRHAGHWEVTLRIDPQRLPGTQLHLTLSPAVLLLRFDVETSDTRQLLLQHAGLLERELRQLLASQGEARTLELTVH from the coding sequence ATGTCGAGAATCACATCGCGGCCCGTGCGCGTGATCGCGGCGCCGATGCAGACGTCGAACGCTTCGGCCGGTGCGCGCGTTCGGCGTACGCGGCATGCGGACTTCGCCGCGCTCGTGCGCCGCAACGGCAAGGCCTTGCCCGACGACGATCTTCTCGCCGCCATGTCCGACGATGACCGTGAGCCCGAACCTCAGGCAGAGCCGTCGCTCGCGCAACGCATCGGTAGCGCGAGCCAGCGCGTCGTGTCAGCCGTGCTGCGCCGCGAGCAGCAGATGCTCGAACTCGCGCATGTGCTTTCACGGCATGTGGCCGAGTTCGCGTCGAACCCCGCGATCCGCCACGCGGGTCATTGGGAAGTGACGTTGCGCATCGATCCGCAGCGGCTGCCCGGCACACAGTTGCATCTCACGCTTTCGCCTGCTGTTCTCTTGCTTCGCTTCGATGTGGAGACCTCCGACACGCGCCAACTACTCTTGCAGCATGCTGGTCTGCTCGAACGCGAACTGCGCCAGTTGCTCGCGTCGCAAGGCGAAGCGCGCACGCTCGAACTGACGGTTCATTAG
- the sctQ gene encoding type III secretion system cytoplasmic ring protein SctQ: protein MSTERPYAEQLRHVTPDAACAARFLCDARHHDALRRLGAIDALEIAPAATAGNAFDEPGRIVLAHLEGTLDIDLDLARYPALQIVAASAGDGARHALRNTLANALLAPLVQRFQAAGLGRWRVTAVERAAADAHGERFDVALLHDGVVHRFSMGASGATLDVLHTRLAALPSLHATGIFAASSSLRVPGSIALGTRRVPLAALQALRPGDVLLRTFAPGVAQALQSDAAFTARAAWGATAAGMRRIHARVVIDGTQVTVEEKPMMNEDPLQAEAPDTLPGDGEALHDIEAATHDAQSCEAPANDGIDAEPFDAPLDIGLLDLPVQFEIDSVALPLAQLAALRPGYVIELAAPVLDTPVRLVTHGQTVGYGEVVCVGEHLGVRITRMAYAGDSDR from the coding sequence ATGTCCACTGAACGTCCCTATGCAGAGCAGTTGCGCCACGTCACACCCGATGCAGCGTGCGCGGCCCGCTTTCTCTGCGACGCCCGTCACCACGATGCATTGCGCCGGCTCGGTGCAATCGACGCGCTCGAAATCGCGCCCGCTGCCACAGCAGGCAACGCGTTCGACGAACCCGGCCGCATCGTGCTCGCACATCTCGAGGGCACGCTCGATATCGATCTCGATCTCGCGCGCTATCCCGCGTTGCAGATCGTCGCGGCCAGCGCGGGCGACGGCGCGCGCCACGCACTGCGCAACACGCTCGCCAACGCGCTGCTTGCGCCGCTCGTGCAGCGCTTTCAGGCGGCGGGACTTGGACGCTGGCGCGTGACGGCGGTGGAACGCGCAGCCGCCGACGCGCATGGCGAACGCTTCGACGTTGCACTGCTGCACGACGGCGTCGTGCATCGCTTTTCGATGGGCGCTTCCGGCGCGACGCTCGACGTGCTGCATACACGGCTCGCCGCACTGCCTTCGCTGCACGCAACCGGGATCTTCGCTGCGTCGTCTTCGCTGCGCGTGCCAGGATCGATCGCGCTCGGCACGCGGCGGGTGCCGCTTGCAGCCTTGCAGGCGTTACGTCCCGGCGACGTGTTGCTACGCACCTTTGCGCCCGGCGTCGCGCAGGCGTTGCAGAGCGATGCCGCGTTCACTGCGCGCGCCGCGTGGGGCGCAACGGCAGCCGGCATGCGGCGAATTCATGCGCGTGTCGTGATCGACGGCACGCAGGTCACTGTAGAAGAGAAACCCATGATGAACGAAGACCCCTTGCAGGCCGAAGCACCAGACACGCTGCCCGGCGATGGCGAAGCGCTGCACGATATCGAAGCCGCGACCCACGATGCGCAATCCTGCGAAGCTCCCGCAAACGACGGCATTGATGCAGAACCGTTCGATGCGCCGCTCGATATCGGCCTGCTCGATCTGCCCGTGCAGTTCGAAATCGACAGCGTCGCGCTGCCGCTCGCGCAACTCGCCGCGCTGCGGCCCGGCTATGTGATCGAACTCGCCGCGCCCGTTCTCGATACACCCGTGCGCCTCGTCACGCATGGGCAGACGGTCGGCTATGGCGAGGTCGTCTGCGTCGGCGAACATCTGGGCGTACGTATCACGAGGATGGCTTATGCCGGCGATTCAGACAGGTGA
- the sctR gene encoding type III secretion system export apparatus subunit SctR yields the protein MPAIQTGDITGLLIVVLAISVIPFIAMVVTSYMKIVVVLGLLRNALGVQQVPPNMVLNGIAIIVSVYIMAPVAFSAMQGMQAGQAPGNVTQNVTAGIAAAREPFRTFLEAHAQSRERQFFLRSATALWPAQEAKALKDTDLIVLAPAFTLTELTDAFKIGFLLYIGFIVVDLVIANVLMAMGLNQVQPTNVAIPFKLLLFVAMDGWSALMHGLILGYR from the coding sequence ATGCCGGCGATTCAGACAGGTGACATCACCGGGCTGCTGATCGTCGTGCTGGCGATCAGCGTGATCCCGTTCATCGCGATGGTGGTGACGTCGTACATGAAGATCGTCGTCGTGCTGGGGCTGCTGCGCAATGCGCTCGGCGTCCAGCAGGTGCCGCCGAACATGGTGCTCAACGGCATTGCGATCATCGTGTCCGTGTACATCATGGCGCCCGTCGCGTTCTCCGCGATGCAGGGCATGCAGGCGGGCCAGGCGCCCGGCAACGTCACGCAAAACGTCACGGCAGGCATCGCCGCCGCGCGCGAGCCGTTCCGCACGTTCCTCGAAGCGCATGCGCAGTCGCGCGAGCGCCAGTTCTTCCTGCGCTCCGCCACGGCCTTGTGGCCCGCCCAGGAAGCCAAGGCGCTCAAGGACACCGATCTGATCGTGCTCGCGCCCGCCTTCACGCTGACGGAACTCACGGATGCCTTCAAGATCGGCTTTCTGCTGTACATCGGCTTCATCGTCGTCGATCTGGTGATCGCGAACGTGCTGATGGCGATGGGTCTGAACCAGGTGCAGCCGACCAACGTCGCGATTCCGTTCAAGCTGCTGCTGTTCGTCGCGATGGACGGCTGGTCCGCGCTGATGCACGGCCTCATTCTCGGCTACCGGTAG
- the sctS gene encoding type III secretion system export apparatus subunit SctS has product MTIDTLVGLATQGLLLCLYVSLPIVVVAAGVGLLVSFLQAITSLQDQTLSFGIKLIAVVVALVVVAPLGASAILRFANQLLLTAVTR; this is encoded by the coding sequence ATGACTATCGATACGCTCGTCGGACTCGCGACGCAAGGGCTGCTGCTGTGCCTGTACGTGTCGCTGCCGATCGTCGTCGTTGCAGCCGGAGTCGGGTTGCTCGTGTCGTTTCTGCAGGCGATCACGTCGCTGCAGGATCAGACGCTTTCGTTCGGCATCAAGCTGATTGCCGTGGTGGTGGCGCTCGTTGTCGTCGCGCCGCTCGGCGCATCGGCGATTCTGCGCTTTGCAAACCAGCTGCTCCTGACGGCCGTGACGCGATGA
- a CDS encoding type III secretion protein, translated as MKQLRILTGIHAGATAPLGPGLHRIDADDDADIRITDWTGPSAIVEVGENDVVTVRRLAALAPDAPDAPAGDEARDDANTGHSETEAPAPAEAIIEDTASVFMLDFLPMQFDQSVICIGPDDVEWPSDLALLSTLLKPGQSGDAQSSAVRSRRRAFVAIGAACVALAIVACVGALSLTTRAKASMLPNDVAAMENVNREFASAHLNELRASLDGHGGVLVRGLVANESENLAARRLLAAITSPRVQAQYGIAEVIRRSIGESLPVAGISVHYDGSGVFSIAGKDVDMDALQQGVKRIRPDLPANVKDIRIDATGAGQADAPVGASYIAIVSSDTVRYAQTPDGVKHIFILDNDTAASGANAADATSDTAAPAAPATAQPASDAMPAAARHALDLPHTSVAQTADTLRR; from the coding sequence ATGAAACAACTGCGCATCCTGACGGGTATTCATGCTGGCGCGACCGCCCCGCTCGGTCCCGGTCTGCACCGGATCGACGCGGACGACGACGCCGACATCCGCATCACCGACTGGACGGGGCCGTCCGCGATCGTCGAAGTAGGCGAGAACGATGTCGTGACCGTAAGGCGGCTCGCTGCGCTTGCACCCGATGCGCCCGATGCGCCCGCTGGCGATGAAGCCCGTGATGACGCGAACACGGGGCACAGCGAGACAGAAGCCCCGGCGCCAGCGGAAGCCATCATCGAAGACACCGCGTCCGTCTTCATGCTCGATTTTCTGCCGATGCAGTTCGACCAGAGCGTGATCTGCATCGGACCCGACGATGTCGAATGGCCGAGCGACCTCGCCTTGCTGTCGACGCTGCTGAAGCCCGGTCAGTCCGGCGACGCGCAAAGCAGCGCCGTTCGCTCGCGGCGCCGCGCCTTCGTTGCGATCGGCGCGGCGTGTGTCGCGCTGGCCATCGTCGCGTGTGTCGGCGCGTTGTCGCTGACGACGCGCGCCAAAGCGTCGATGCTCCCGAACGACGTCGCGGCAATGGAGAACGTGAACCGCGAATTCGCGAGCGCGCATCTGAACGAACTGCGGGCATCGCTCGACGGCCATGGCGGCGTGCTGGTGCGCGGCCTCGTCGCGAACGAATCGGAGAATCTCGCCGCGCGGCGTCTGCTGGCGGCCATCACGTCGCCGCGTGTGCAGGCGCAGTACGGCATCGCCGAAGTGATCCGGCGCAGCATCGGCGAAAGCCTGCCCGTTGCGGGCATCAGCGTGCATTACGACGGCAGCGGCGTGTTTTCGATTGCAGGCAAAGATGTGGATATGGACGCGTTGCAGCAAGGCGTCAAACGCATCCGTCCCGACCTGCCCGCGAATGTGAAGGACATCCGCATCGACGCGACGGGTGCCGGGCAGGCGGATGCGCCCGTGGGCGCGAGCTACATCGCGATTGTGTCGTCGGACACGGTGCGTTATGCGCAAACGCCCGATGGCGTGAAGCACATCTTCATTCTCGACAACGACACGGCTGCGAGCGGCGCGAACGCGGCCGATGCAACGAGCGACACGGCCGCGCCCGCCGCCCCGGCCACAGCGCAACCCGCAAGCGATGCCATGCCAGCGGCGGCGCGGCATGCCCTCGACTTACCTCACACGTCCGTCGCGCAGACGGCCGACACGTTACGGAGATGA
- a CDS encoding type III secretion protein encodes MYEAIERHAQHFMELQTVVTAANADAHVAELRKALEDSAEQLNHAADGTAADRDARARIYRGLVAASRIVGQLREDALRG; translated from the coding sequence ATGTACGAAGCCATCGAACGCCACGCGCAACACTTCATGGAATTGCAGACAGTCGTGACGGCTGCAAATGCCGATGCGCACGTCGCTGAACTGCGCAAGGCGCTCGAAGACAGCGCCGAGCAATTGAATCACGCCGCCGACGGCACGGCCGCCGACCGCGACGCCCGCGCCCGCATCTATCGCGGACTCGTCGCTGCGAGCCGCATCGTCGGCCAGTTGCGCGAGGACGCATTGCGCGGCTGA
- a CDS encoding CesT family type III secretion system chaperone, with protein MSEDRYVELVASLCEAVGLPDVEHVLETHSIEVGGLDVRLDCYDEDPLAIYLSFDFGAVTAGRVSTVYRLMLEANLLVYAQDQAQLGLDSDYGNVVLLVRVPFDDAPTGETLADLLAHYSEHGAYWKQSILEASDERFEAIVTGNFSWIRA; from the coding sequence GTGAGTGAAGACCGCTACGTAGAACTCGTCGCGTCGCTGTGCGAGGCGGTGGGCTTGCCCGATGTTGAGCACGTGCTGGAGACGCATTCGATCGAAGTGGGCGGGCTCGATGTGCGCCTCGACTGCTACGACGAAGATCCTCTCGCCATCTATCTGAGCTTCGATTTCGGCGCGGTGACGGCGGGACGCGTGTCGACCGTCTACCGGCTGATGCTCGAAGCGAATCTGCTCGTGTACGCGCAGGATCAGGCGCAACTCGGCCTCGATTCGGACTATGGCAACGTCGTGCTGCTGGTGCGCGTGCCGTTCGACGACGCGCCGACTGGCGAGACGCTCGCCGACCTGCTCGCGCATTACTCGGAGCACGGCGCGTACTGGAAGCAAAGCATTCTCGAAGCAAGCGACGAGCGTTTCGAAGCGATCGTGACAGGCAACTTCTCGTGGATCCGCGCATGA
- a CDS encoding MEKHLA domain-containing protein, whose amino-acid sequence MDLRTDPNFFNLLTGSYARLLGTDLVPKHERVDDAIAWLYQDAPFGLLAHNAADDPVFVYGNRRAQTLFGYDWIELTALPSRLSAEAPERSERQAFLDQVTRDGYVSGYRGVRIAKTGGRFWIERATVWQLIDEHGELHGQAAMIPHTTVLS is encoded by the coding sequence ATGGACTTGCGAACCGATCCGAACTTCTTCAACCTGCTGACGGGCAGCTATGCGCGGCTGCTTGGCACGGACCTCGTTCCGAAACACGAACGTGTCGACGATGCCATTGCATGGCTGTATCAAGACGCGCCCTTCGGGCTGCTCGCCCACAATGCCGCCGACGACCCCGTGTTCGTCTACGGCAACCGCCGCGCGCAAACCCTGTTCGGCTACGACTGGATCGAACTGACGGCCCTGCCGTCGCGCCTCTCCGCGGAGGCGCCGGAGCGCAGCGAACGCCAGGCGTTTCTCGATCAGGTGACGCGCGACGGCTACGTGTCGGGCTATCGCGGCGTGCGCATCGCGAAGACGGGCGGGCGTTTCTGGATCGAACGCGCGACAGTATGGCAACTGATCGACGAGCACGGCGAACTGCATGGCCAGGCCGCTATGATTCCGCACACCACCGTCTTGTCCTAG